CAGTAATTTGACATCACACTTGAGAAGAATgaacatgaataattttttattctgaTGAAATTCACTTGTTTAGGCAGATGTAATGAACACTTGTTTGTTAACAAGTTATTAATCTTTATGAAGAGCTACTAACATTTCTGCTACGATTGAACAAAATATTATAGACATTTGGGGGTCACTTTCTTCCAGTTCTCTCCATTCTCTTGCCCTTTTTCTTCCCGGTTTCCTCCAATTCACTTCCCACCCATCCTCAAGAGCCTATAAATTGGCATCATAACTCTAGACTAAAATAGCGTTCTGAGAACTCAATGCTCATCCTTCACTCATTTTCTCACACTGTTTGCCAAATACGTTTTTTGGCATCTGAAATTAACATTCCAACATTAACAGAAATTGCTGAATATTTAATAACATGTTTAGAACTGGGCTTGCAATCCCTTGAAGCCATGAATGAGTACCAGCCCCAGATGAAATTGTCCAGCCTCATGTGAATCGATGGCTTCCATCAGAGCTGTGCCGCCCATTCTCATGGCTAATCTTCCCATGAATACTTAGACTGCCCTGCTAGTTAAAGTATGGCgcattggcatcacctgggagtgtgttagaaatgcagaactactgaatcagaatctgtattttCATAAGACCACACGTGACACACGTGCAAATGAGAGACTGAGAAGCATTGGCCTGGATCTATCCACCCTCCTGAAAAATAGACCAATGCTATCCCCAACCCACTGCTCTCTTTCTGATGCTTGTCCGAACGGCCTCCTTCACATCTTCTGTCCTTTTCCCCTCCTCAGTCCCTTCTCTTTTCTAGGCAGCACAAAAAGGCCAGTTGCACACCCCATGGGCGTGGAGAGACACCTGCCTCTATCCCATGCCCCTTTGTGAGTACCACACTCACAAGACTAATAATGTTTAAGGATTACTTCaataatctaaaaagaaaaattgattttctttccccattttGAAACTCATCATTTTCTACATAGCTAAAATAGTTGAAATTCACtattaaacatttgaaatatgaagattttttttacaaatattacCACATTGTCTTCATGccattgtgtccggaattggtgggttcttggtctcaatgacttcaagaatgaagagggaccgtggaccctcgcggtgagtgttacagctcttaaggtggcgcgtctggagtctgtcccttctaatgttcagatgtgttcggagtttcttccttctggtgggttcgcggtctcgctggctcaggagtgaagctgcagaccttcgcggtgagtgttacagctcataaaagcagcatggacccaaagagtgagcagtagcaatatttattgcaaagagcgaaagaacaaagcttctacagtgtggaaggggacccgagcgggttgccaatgctggctcgcgcagcctgcttttattctcttatctggccccacccacatcctgctgattggtagagctgagtggcctgttttgtcagggcgctgattggtgcgtttacaattcctgagctagatacaaaggttctccaggtccccatcagattagttagatacagagtttccacgCACAGgtttctccaaggccccaccagagcagctagaaacagagtgtcgattggtgcattcacaaaccttgagctaaacacagggtgctgattggtgtgtttacaaaccttgagctagatacagagtgccgataggtgtatttacaatccttgagctagacattaaaggttctccacgtcctcaccagagcagctagatacagagtgtcaattggtgcactcacaaaccttgagctaaacacagggtgctgattggtgtgtttataaaccttgagctagatacagagtgccgatcggtgtatttacaatccctgagctagatataaagattctccaagtccccaccagactcaggagcccagctggcttcacctagtggatcccgcactggggctgcaggtggagctgcctgccagtcctgcgccctgcgctcgcattcctcagcccttgggtggtcgatgggactgggcgccgtggagcagggggtggtgctcgtcggggaggctcgggcagcacaggagcccatggagggggtgggaggctcaggcatggcgggctacaggtcccgagccctgccccgtgggaaggcagctaaggcccggcgagaaatcgagctcagcgccggtgggccggcactgctgggggacccagtacaccctccgcagccactggcccgggtgctaagttccccattgcccggggccagcagggctggctggctggctgctccgagtgcggggcccgccaagcccacacccacccagaacttcagctggcccgcaagcgctgcATGCAGCCCCAATTCCTgcttgcgcctctccctccacacctccctgcaagctgagggagccggctctggccttggccagcccggaaaggggctcccacagtgcagcagcgggccgaagggctcctcaagtgccgccaaagtgggaacccaggcagaggaggcgccgagggcaagcgagggctctgaggactgccagcacactgtcacctctcaccatTGTCTTTATACCATTCCTATGAGAGAGATCAGCAGCTTTATCCTGACTTACAGGTTTGGAGTGGACTATAAATAAATTGGGAAGGTATTGTAAATTAGCTTTTCGAAACTGGAATTAGTGTCCTGTCTTAAAGTCTGCAGGAATTACAAGACTCGAGGAAGAGAATCGTTGGTGGTTTGGGAAGCTCTGACAAACAATTAAGTGGAGAATGATTTAGTACACAGCTTAGTTCCTGAACATTCTCATTGCTGACTTTGGTTACAAAAAAATCTTGCCAAGACAAAAATGTTACTTCTATATAAATCCCTCTCATTCGAACTTAAACATAATAACTAATAATATCCAGAATGATGACTTGAATTTTATAATCAGTGTTAAGTGgattttaaatacagaaaatttcaTGAACTTTCATGGCTTTAACTAAACATGATTTGAATATGGTAAGGATTTTTCTATGTGTATATTACTATGCAGTGTGGCTCTGACTCTGATTGCATTCAATATTCCATCTGGTTAAACCATGTTTACTCATTTCTCCCCTCACTAGATGCCCTTCTTGAAACCTTCCCTCAATACTCCTATGAGGAGGCTTTAAATGCTCTGAATCTATTACAAAGATAAACACCAGGGAAGTCAATTTTAACAAACCttgaaataacctaaatgtctattagtaagaaagtaattaaattaaaaatgctgTATACTCATGTGATGTAACATTTTGCAgctggaaaaaagtaaaatagaatacAGTTGTTTATTTGGGAAAATGTCCATATATGTTGctaatttctaaaacaaaaaggaaagtttCAGAATGAAGTGTATAATGGTTGCATTTATGTTAAAACTCTATACACCCATAGCTTCAGAAACATGAAGGTAAATAGATTAATATCTATAGCTGTAGATAGGTTAAAATAAAGaaaggtggatggatagatgggtagaaagacagaaaggaagtaGACATGAAGATATTCGTgagaatttttgaaaaagaatcaaaagatTCTGATAACAAATGTTAATTTCTGGGGAGTTCAAATGAAATGTGAGAAAAGAGACTTTCACTTTCTTCTAAATACTTTTATACagtgtttgaattttttgtaaATGCGTGttacacttaaaatttttaattattaattttcgTAAGTATGTGACTGAGTATCCCATTTTCTAAGAGATAgcttattatttttctctctcttctttttcctctcctccttttcctcactTCTTACTTAGCTCTTTAGAAATGCAATTATAGCCTTTTATCTCCCATTTACCAGGCACTCCTTACAGGGCAAGTTCatctccagagcagaaccctcaCCCATCAGGAGGTTGCCTTGGGAGATAACAGTTGATTGACAACCCAGCATATGCCTGCTAGAGTTTTTGGCTGCATTTACAGCCTGTTTCTGCCCATGAAGAAGCCAACTCGACTGCCCGGTAGATAAGGCACCAAAGTAAGTATGCAGCCCTCTTACCTGCTCCCTTCCATCTCCCATAGGTCCCCCCTTTAAAAGGGCCCACTCTGTGCTCCAAAAGGGAAGCAGTACCCTTATGGTAGGAACCTGTGCTTCTTCCCCGAAGGtagctttggggaaaaaaaaaaaaagtcattttctttatACCAGACCTCACTCTTTTTAACTGGACTCTGCAAGTGGCAAGGGACTAAACCTGCATTTTGGTTCCAACTACAGAGTAGGTATATATACTTATGGGGTAGGTGAGATATTCTGATACAGGCATACAGTGTGTAATCATCACAAAACagggtatctatcacctcaactATTTGACTTTCGTGTTacagacaatccaattatactcttttagttatttttaaatgtacaattaaattattattgactatagtcaccctgttgtgataTCAAACACTAGATCTAATTTATTCTATCTTTGTACCCAGTAATACACTTAAATTTTTACTGTTATATCTTTTCAGAGTACCTAGCATTTGCTTTGTATCCCAAATATTCTGCCTATCTCATTGCTAGACATTTGCATTGACTCAGTCGCTTATTCCCCAACTAGACATCTTAGCTATTTCTACTCACTGCCTGTTGTCTGAAATAGCTTCCTTCCTCGATTTTGCCTTTCTTTGCATTTTCAAACTCTAAAGTTTACTTCTCCTAGGAAATAAACTGGTTATATAAATGTGGGTAATCATTCATTCCCATCTACTGAGCATAACTTCAGACATTTTCCCTCTTAGTCCAAAGAccaattaactttatttttaaattaaatataggttggtgcaaaaataattgcattttttgccattgaaagtaaatggcaaaaaccgcaattacttttgcaccaatctaatatttAAATTACATGCTTCCAACATGAGGCACACAACCttcaataaagatattttctctaACAACCATGAATACATGTTAAAGATTCAACAATGGGAAGAAATGTCTTGGAAGAATCATGTTATAGGAAAGAATAGAACTAATTAGGAatgtaaatataatttagaatACAGTCTCTCAAGAGAATTGATCCTGGACTTAGCCAATTTTTACCATAGTGTCCCGGTTGCTTCAGGACTATTATTCAACTTCTAAACTCTTACCCTTTGAATTAAATTGGTATTTTACTAATTTGCAGAGGACTGGCAGATTCCTTGAAACTTGCACCCCACCCCACTAGAAATTTCGTCTTTAGTAACCACTTCATTGCAGGCATGCCGCAGCTGCCCCCCGATCCCTTCCCACTGCCCCACTAGGCTTATGACTTTAATAGAGTTGTCTGCTTCTGGGTTATCTGCCTCACACTGTGATGgcctcacttccattccatttgcttAGCTTCTAGCACTGTAGCGCATAGAGGTGGGCACTTAATAAATGCTGCCAACCATGTCAAGGTAATGAGAGCAGTTAAATGAGCAGCTGAACTCCATTTATTCAGAAGTGCTTGTTGCATGTTTACTGTGCACATTGTGTTATATGTTAATGGGAGGCTGtaaaatgattccatttattcatCATTGCAATGAGGCCATTGAACTGGATGATCTCTACAGTGAATTGCACATCTAGTACTCTGTGATTCTAAACGTAAATTTCCACATGAGAGAACAAAGTTTCTTTCCTTGATTTAAACTTATGTATGCAGAAATACAATATTTGTAtgtaaaaatactagaaaatatgAGCAAATATTTAAGTAGTATGAAAAGTGCTAAAGGAATCTAAAGAATTTGAGAGAGATGGGTGGAGAATGCTTTTTGGACAAGGTAGGTCTTTAGCAGAGTCTTTAAGAATGTGATGAATGGGACATAATAGAGTAAATTTGAATTAATTCCAAGTAGTGAGTGATTGGAGGAGAAATCCAATGTTCATTCTTGTCCCTTCCACACCCAGAAATGAAACCATGACCCCTTTACTTAGAGGTAGGATGATTTGCATTTACCATCAGTGACAGACAATGCAACAACTGACAAAATATAAAGGCAGAGTTACCATTTAGTGAACCCTAAGAAATGCAGTAGTGCATCTGGCACAAGGGGGAAGGCTGGAACTTCAGAATGGAAAGaactggggccgggcgcagtggctcacatctgtaatcccagcactttgggaggccgaggcgggcagatcatgaggtcaggagatcaagaccatcctagctaacatggtgaaaccccatctctaataataatacaaaaaattagccaagcgttgtggcgcacacctgtagttgcagctactcaggaggcggagacaggaagagtcgcttgatcccaggaggcagcggttgcagtgagccgagatcgcaccactgcactccagcctgagtgcagagcgagatagagcgagactccatctacaaaaaaaaaacccaacctggAGAGGAAAAGGCAGTGGTGTGAAGACGAAAAGAGAGGAGCTCTGTGTGAAAGCTATTGACGTCCAGGGAAGACCTGAACGCCTCCACTTTACAGCTCTATGCTTTTGCACAACGCTGGTAGAAAAGAGATCTAGAAAGAGGCATGTCAATTTCTCCACTCTCCAACTCAACTCTGTACAACTGAGATTTACAAAAGATAACTCGAGTTAAAGGCTGCTTAAAATCTAGGTCTTTTATGTGTCTGCTTGGTAAGAAGCTGGACATGGATGGAGGAAATGGTAGCCAGGGACTTCACTGGTTCAGGATAGCAAATCAAGATTGTTTCCTAGTCAAAAAGACAAGAGTGAAGAAAGCAATCCAACTTTCCCTCAAGAGCATCCTAGCAGTCCTACATGAGACTAACTCCAGGAACACAAATCCAGTGAAGCAGTCacgatcatttaaaaaattttaaaaatccgtAACATCTTTCAAGAAAACACTAAATTTGTTGACCCATTTTCAAGACTTTTTCTTTAATGATTGCTCATAAAATTTCAGAAGCTGACACAAACTAATAGAAATATGCACAACTCAGTATACCCTATTCCTTACTACCACTAACTGAAAACCTGAGTGAGCTACACTCTCTTTTTTATACTGGATTAAACAGACATTGTTATTTTCTCTGACTCTCCAAAGGCAAAACTGAACATAAGCtacaaaaatttacattttcaacaGAATGCAGTTTTCTTTTGTATTAAACCTTCTAGATATTTATTCTCTAGCTTCATTTGTTCACCTGCTTGCTTGGAAAAAATGATTTATAAGAAGTCTCTCTGGCCAGGTTGCCCAATGTAGTTAGCAAACTAGCAAGATGAAACAGCTGAGACTATCTGTTAGCTTCCTAATTTTCCAAAGATCACCTTACAAACCAATTAAAGTTTATGATGAATTATGAGCAGAACTATCACGTGTCTAGAATTAGAGGTCATAATTTAAGCCCCCAAAAATCTACGATATTAGACAAATTATGAATTCTGAGATTTGTTAGCATCATACTCTGAAAGGAACTGCACAGATTCTCTAGTTCAAATCCTTTTATTAAtattacagatgtggaaacagtTGGATTGCTCTGAGTGAAAATCCCCCCCTTAATTGTGACCTTAAAATTATACTTGATGTATCCATCCTGCCAAATGAGTAAGAGCTATTATGACaaaaaaatataacagaaaagcAGAATATTTCTTCTAAATAGCCACAATGGGTATAACATTTCCATGTCTACTAATCTAGCTGACATGTGACACTGTTCTGGGCCAAGTGAAGGCTTTGCTGATGTATTTTTTGTCTCTGTACTTCTCATAGAAACTCATACAGAGATCATGATTGAAAAAGTTTCTTTCAGCTGTGTAATTTAATCAGCCTGACCTCCTAAGCCTCTCAAGGCTTTAAGAACaggctggccgggtgcggtggctcacacttgtggtcctagcactttgggaggccgaggtagtagattatgaggtcaggagttcaagaccagcctggccaacatggtgaaacccccgtctctactaaaaatacaaaaaaactttagctgggcatggtggtaggcacctgtaatctcagctactcaggaggctgaggcaggtaattgcttgaacctgtgaggcggaggttgcagtgagccgagatcgtgccactgcactccagcctgtgcaacagagactccatctcaaaaaaaaaaaaaaaaaaagaacaggttgATGTAATTCCTTCCTAGACAAGATTTCAGTTGAAGAACTACTTGATACGGTTCATTTGGAGCTGTTCTTTGTCCCTTAATTGTAACAGACTTAGATGGAGTTGGCTTGGCAGGTTATAAAACTACTACAGGGACAGAGTACTGTGGTGGTTTTTGTTGAATAAAACCTGAGAATCTACTTCCTAAGATTCTACTGTAGAgatgtatatctgtatatgtgtgtgtgtatatatgtatgtgtaaaattataaataaataatttgtatgtgtgtgtatgtatgtatatgtatatatatacacattcagaGACACTTGTCTTTATTCTATCACTAcatgaagaaacatttttaaagctttcctgccgggcacggtggctcacgcctgtaatcccagcacttttgggggccgaagcaggtggatcacgaggtcaagagatcgagaccaacctggccaatatggtgaaaccctgtctctaataaaaatacaaaaattagcctggcatggtggcgggcacctgtagtcccagctactcaggaggctgaggcaggagaatcacttgaactcgggaggcgaacgttgcagtgagccgagattgcgccactgcactccagcctggtgacagagtaagactccatctccaaaaaaaaaaaaaaaagatttcccatgattaaataacaattttgaaTTGTCAAAGCAAAACACTATTTTGTCTTATAAATTTATTCTTCTATCTTAAATTTTAGGTCTAAATGACTGATCCTCAAACCACCTACTTTCACAAATGCTTTTAAATATGTTCACGTTTCCACTCACATATAtcatgattatataatatattttaattgaagTCCTCATTCCTTCTTTAAATCATTCATCCAACAAAAGGTAGAGGACCACTCTGTGCTGGGCACAGGCCTGGGCTCTGAGGGTTCATCAGAGGCACAGAGCACACATTTCACTCTGCAATAAGTATCCTAACACACCgtaaatgagtaaatataaatgagtaaatgatatATACTATCAGAAGGTGATAAGTACTATGGAGAAACATATAGTATAGTAAGTGGGAAGGGGGACAGAAAATCTGGGGAGGTTGCAGTATTAAACAGGGTGGCCAGCTGAAGATATCAGTGAAAGGATAACATTAGAACCCAAAAACATGAATGTAGTGAGGGAGTAGTGGGAAAAGTGGATTTCAAGTAAGGCACCAGCAAATGCAGAagtcctgaggcaggagcatgtgAGGCTGGAAGCCACTAGACAACCTAAGGAGAGATGTCATGCGGcctaaaaatggacaaaggacatgagcagctacttttcaaaagaagacatacgaataGCCAACAGGCATATGTAAaactgttcaacatcactaatcatcagagaaatgcaaattgaaaccacaatgagatagcatctcacgccagttagaatggctattaccaaaaagacataaaataacagattttggagtggatgcagagaaaagggaactcatacactgtcgataggaatgtaaattagtgcaacctctttggaaaacagtatggtttAACTTAAACTTGAGTAGAATTACTCTTGACGACTGTGTTGTCAACAGGCTGTTCTGGGATAAGGCTGAGAGTAGGTGAGACTCGTTAGGACTCTAAAAGGCATGACAGTATGCATTATTTTTGTAAAGgctgtgtgttagtccattttgtattGCTACCAAGGAGAACCtcaggctggataatttataaagaaaagaggtttaactgactcacggttctgcaggctgtaccagTATGGCGCCAGCATCCGCTTCTGGTGAGGGGCTCAGGAGGCTTAGAATCATGGTAGACGGCAAAtggggagcaggtgtgtcacatggtgagagggagCAAGAGTGAGAGGagggaggtcccagactctttcgaacaaccagatctcacaggTGAACTCACTACCGTGGGGGCACCAAGccgttcatgagggatctgcccccacgaCCCACACTccttccaccaggccctacctcaaACTTTGGGGATCCCATTTCaatatttggaggggacacatatcAAAGCCATATCAAACTGGAAGGCAGGGGAGACAATCAGAGATTTTCTCTGATTTGGCTCTTGCCATTTAAGAAACTTCAGACTGTTAAAAAACAAGTGTGATGTTAAAATATTCAGTTATAAAGCACTGATGATTTAAACTTAGAAATTAGTGCTGGCTCTAGAAAGAAGTTCAAGATTCTTCAGGGCAGGAGTGATGACAAAGCAGACAATGTTGAGCAGGCTACAAAATCCCTTAAATGGACCAAAAACttcagattatttaaaaaaataaacaaacaatgaaACAATAGTGAAAAATAGCATACTGATGAACAGCTAAGACTTTAGAGTGAGAGAGACCTAAATTTTGATTCATGATACTTGCCTATTACCTGTGAGACCCCGTGATAAGTTACTTTACAGCTCTGAGGCTCAGCTTCCACATCTGCTCATGCTGATAGTAACAGCACCAAACTCAAAGTGTTATCAAAAGGATGAAATACAACAATTATTAAAAACACTTAACACAGTATCTGTTGCGAGTGCccaataatgataattattagTTCTCAGCTACAATAATTGAAATGTCTCAATTATTTAAAGGcaaaagaaactttatttttgGAAACTGCACAGGATCAAAATAcctcatatatattacatgaacTTGA
This genomic interval from Gorilla gorilla gorilla isolate KB3781 chromosome 3, NHGRI_mGorGor1-v2.1_pri, whole genome shotgun sequence contains the following:
- the LOC129533004 gene encoding uncharacterized protein yields the protein MGLGAVEQGVVLVGEARAAQEPMEGVGGSGMAGYRSRALPRGKAAKARREIELSAGGPALLGDPVHPPQPLARVLSSPLPGASRAGWLAAPSAGPAKPTPTQNFSWPASAACSPNSCLRLSLHTSLQAEGAGSGLGQPGKGLPQCSSGPKGSSSAAKVGTQAEEAPRASEGSEDCQHTVTSHHCLYTIPMREISSFILTYRHSLQGKFISRAEPSPIRRLPWEITVD